A DNA window from Enoplosus armatus isolate fEnoArm2 chromosome 9, fEnoArm2.hap1, whole genome shotgun sequence contains the following coding sequences:
- the LOC139290433 gene encoding probable serine/threonine-protein kinase kinX translates to MAYSTGTLAQGCFGKVYKQKYNDTWAAIKKVPHHLISRKDLERECEVYNKANHPNIVKLLGNINLKDGKWIIPLEFIFGEDLETTIFKASKSKIQLTPSNRGTIIIGMCEGLLHLHSRDIVHQDLKPENIMVEHNTNRAVIIDLGLAKFFRHGLNSAMDMGNEAYSAPEVLQMGSQRDQRSDVWAMGKIIAELCARIRLYTPSVCPAKIKETLQDQPYCHAVCRMVDPDPSLRASIGGVISELRKAGGAGIITSTPIQKEHLTPPSSHVNVRNRSPSPINRGASPMNRAPSPFNRDPSPRNRAPSPLNRDPSPLNRAPSPFNRDPSPLNRAPSPFNRDPSPLNRSPSPLKWERSPKPDLKVLRPQGALHLSPSPPRTEDKSKDQTLVPTRGADLTKDFMKMRLYHEAAKDLPCNLPTTGRVVVRRFEEKNGEVETWEQKEVVTRDGKIVKYDDVKFNSK, encoded by the exons ATGGCGTACTCCACCGGCACTCTCGCACAAGGCTGTTTTGGTAAGGTGTACAAGCAGAAGTACAATGATACCTGGGCTGCCATAAAGAAGGTCCCCCACCATCTCATCAGTAGAAAGGACctggagagagagtgtgaagtGTACAA CAAGGCAAATCATCCCAACATAGTAAAGCTTCTGGGCAACATAAATCTCAAAGACGGGAAATGGATAATTCCTCTAGAGTTCATCTTCGGAGAGGACTTAGAGACCACCATCTTCAAAGCGTCAAAGTCTAAAATACAG TTGACTCCATCTAACAGAGGCACTATTATCATCGGCATGTGTGAAGGGCTGCTTCACCTCCACTCCAGAGATATTGTCCATCAAGACCTCAAGCCTGAAAACATCATG GTGGAGCATAACACAAACAGAGCTGTCATCATCGACCTGGGACTGGCCAAGTTCTTCCGACATGGTCTCAACTCCGCCATGGACATGGGGAACGAGGCCTACTCGGCCCCTGAGGTGCTGCAGATGGGCAGCCAGCGGGACCAGCGCTCAGATGTGTGGGCCATGGGTAAGATCATCGCTGAGCTCTGTGCGCGGATTCGGCTGTACACGCCCAGTGTCTGTCCAGCCAAGATCAAGGAGACCCTGCAGGATCAGCCGTACTGCCACGCTGTGTGTAGGATGGTGGATCCCGACCCTTCTCTGAGGGCCTCCATAGGTGGGGTCATAAGTGAGTTACGAAAGGCCGGAGGTGCAGGCATCATCACCAGTACACCCATTCAAAAAGAGCACCTTACGCCACCTTCATCTCACGTTAATGTCAGAAACCGGTCTCCGTCACCAATAAACAGAGGTGCATCTCCAATGAACAGGGCTCCATCACCTTTTAACAGGGATCCATCACCAAGGAACAGAGCTCCATCACCACTTAACAGGGATCCATCCCCATTAAACAGGGCTCCTTCGCCCTTTAACAGAGATCCATCACCATTAAATAGGGCTCCTTCACCCTTTAACAGAGATCCATCACCACTCAACAGGTCTCCATCGCCGCTGAAATGGGAGCGTTCACCCAAACCAGACTTAAAAGTTTTGCGTCCTCAAGGCGCACTGcacctctctccttcccctccaaGGACAGAGGACAAAAGCAAAGACCAGACTCTGGTACCGACACGCGGAGCTGACCTCACAAAAGACTTCATGAAAATGAGGTTGTACCATGAGGCTGCCAAGGATCTGCCGTGCAACCTGCCCACAACAGGGAGGGTGGTGGTGCGGCGCTTTGAGGAGAAAAACGGAGAGGTGGAAACATGGGAGCAGAAGGAGGTGGTGACTCGTGATGGGAAGATAGTCAAGTACGACGATGTCAAGTTTAATAGCAAGTAA
- the LOC139289892 gene encoding beta-1,4-galactosyltransferase 3 — protein sequence MVSIQSKWRYLFMFLGIQLVVMALLSREGYQKRVSYFIRIFRKPDTTGLSGRNHTTAGIPGGDVYANLSHLSKAHGHGDEMPFCPKTSPFIGGPIHVSFPSGLTLAEVQRKNPLVVRGGRYRPPDCEARHRTAIIIPHRHREHHLKFLLYYLHPFLQRQQLHYGIYVIHQAGNYTFNRAKLMNVGFREAMKEEDWDCLFFHDVDLIPEDDRNTYVCDSNPKHAAIAMDKFGYKLPYKMYFGGVSALTPLHYLKMNGFPNNYWGWGGEDDDIGVRVSLAGMYITRPSLKVGRYKMIKHKLDKGNDVNPKRFNMLAKTRQTWKLDGMNTAEYETISRQYLPLYTNITVNIGTEAGLHPLPPTPHLPAKAAGKPAVKAPADVPAKGPAKGPAKGPAKGPELLPNSKRATQRSSSVPAARGR from the exons ATGGTCAGTATCCAGTCCAAATGGCGCTACCTTTTCATGTTTCTGGGCATCCAGCTGGTGGTCATGGCACTGCTGTCCCGAGAGGGATACCAGAAAAGGGTCTCTTACTTCATCCGCATCTTCCGTAAGCCCGACACCACTGGATTGTCAGGCCGCAACCACACAACAGCTGGCATCCCTGGAGGGGATGTATATGCCAACCTCTCCCACCTATCCAAAGCTCATGGCCACGGAGATGAGATGCCCTTCTGCCCTAAGACGTCCCCTTTTATAG GTGGGCCGATCCACGTCAGCTTTCCATCGGGGCTCACTCTCGCAGAGGTTCAGAGGAAAAATCCGCTGGTGGTGCGCGGAGGACGCTACAGGCCGCCTGACTGTGAGGCGAGGCACCGAACAGCCATCATCATTccccacagacacagagaacacCACCTTAAGTTCCTACTATACTACCTACATCCTTTTCTGCAGCGACAACAGCTCCATTATGGAATTTACGTCATTCACCAG GCCGGAAACTACACTTTTAACAGGGCCAAGCTGATGAATGTGGGTTTCCGGGAGGCCATGAAGGAGGAAGACTGGGACTGTCTCTTCTTCCATGATGTGGACCTCATTCCAGAGGACGATCGCAACACATACGTCTGCGACTCCAACCCCAAGCATGCGGCCATCGCCATGGACAAGTTTGGCTACAA GCTTCCATACAAGATGTACTTTGGAGGAGTGTCAGCTCTGACGCCACTGCACTACCTCAAAATGAACGGCTTTCCCAACAACTACTGGGGCTGGGGTGGAGAGGACGACGATATTGGAGTCAG AGTGTCTCTGGCGGGGATGTACATCACTCGCCCATCACTGAAGGTTGGCCGTTACAAGATGATTAAACACAAGCTGGACAAAGGCAACGATGTGAACCCAAAGAG GTTCAACATGCTGGCCAAGACACGTCAGACCTGGAAGTTGGATGGGATGAACACAGCTGAATATGAGACAATCTCACGGCAATACCTGCCCCTCTACACCAACATCACTGTCAACATCGGCACTGAGGCCGGTCTACATCCACTTCCCCCAACCCCACATCTTCCTGCCAAAGCTGCAGGCAAACCTGCAGTCAAAGCACCTGCGGACGTCCCAGCGAAAGGCCCAGCGAAAGGCCCAGCGAAAGGCCCAGCGAAAGGCCCAGAACTCCTGCCAAACTCAAAGAGGGCCACTCAGAGAAGTAGTAGTGTACCCGCCGCGAGAGGCCGCTAA